The following coding sequences lie in one Mus musculus strain C57BL/6J chromosome 11, GRCm38.p6 C57BL/6J genomic window:
- the Tmem98 gene encoding transmembrane protein 98, with product METVVIVAIGVLATIFLASFAALVVVCRQRYCRPRDLLQRYDSKPIVDLIGAMETQSEPSELELDDVVITNPHIEAILENEDWIEDASGLMSHCIAILKICHTLTEKLVAMTMGSGAKMKTSASVSDIIVVAKRISPRVDDVVKSMYPPLDPKLLDARTTALLLSVSHLVLVTRNACHLTGGLDWIDQSLSAAEEHLEVLREAALASEPDKSLPNPEGFLQEQSAI from the exons ATGGAGACTGTGGTGATCGTCGCCATAGGTGTGCTGGCCACCATTTTCCTGGCCTCATTTGCTGCTTTGGTGGTGGTCTGTAGGCAGCGTTACTGCCGGCCTCGAGACCTACTACAGCGTTATGATTCCAA GCCCATCGTGGACCTCATTGGTGCTATGGAGACGCAGTCTGAACCCTCCGAGCTGGAGCTGGATGATGTCGTCATCACCAACCCCCACATCGAGGCCATCCTGGAGAATGAGGACTGGATCGAAGATGCCTC GGGCCTCATGTCCCACTGCATCGCCATCTTGAAG ATTTGTCACACTCTGACAGAAAAACTCGTTGCCATGACAATGGGTTCTGGGGCCAAGATGAAGACGTCAGCAAGTGTCAGTGACATCATTGTGGTGGCCAAACGGATTAGCCCCAG AGTGGACGACGTCGTGAAGTCAATGTACCCTCCACTGGACCCCAAGCTCCTGGATGCACG gacaaCCGCCCTGCTGCTGTCCGTTAGTCACTTGGTGCTAGTGACCAGGAACGCCTGCCATCTAACCGGGGGCCTGGACTGGATTGACCAATCACTGTCTGCCGCTGAGGAGCACCTGGAAGTCCTTCGAGAGGCAGCCCTGGCTTCTGAGCCAGATAAAAGCCTCCCCAACCCTGAGGGCTTCCTGCAGGAACAGTCGGCCATTTAA